The following coding sequences are from one Culex quinquefasciatus strain JHB chromosome 1, VPISU_Cqui_1.0_pri_paternal, whole genome shotgun sequence window:
- the LOC6052277 gene encoding probable 4-coumarate--CoA ligase 3 — MFHTYDSQAKLWLSRHPPAPFKAKTGLGQLILDVLGKISPSKVIQLDTDTGVLLTAEELRLRIVRVAQNLSGLGFRRGDMAAVACSNSENLAPLALGLMVAGVPFIALPTVGFNGDDLGHLMGLVQPKLVICDDAVYKQVLDGAGKALKMKPVIFAVESERENVRKVEELLQGTGTEGDFTPQTHGDMQNSVGMILCTSGTTGRPKGVCVSQASIAIVLSRPVKPAPEGDLNLTYSPLYWGTGLFALLNSVSTGITRAISRNPFSEDHFFDALAKYHPTHFFTPPSHAVLLLNHPRSANADFSSLRSWSLSGSIVSAKLRQSLEARLPNGRTVNNYASSELGLIAMDMIKQKPEAVGQLMPHLDAKVVDELGAAVGCGEQGELLIRTGSIPFMGYYNDEQATRELIDADGWIRTGDIGYLDEDGFVYLVDRKKDVVKYRGYQMSPVDLEKVIEGIEGVKQVCVVGVPEMDGTSDLPAAVVVKAEGSNITEEELIGAYEGQVSDHKRLRGGVFFWEELPLTATGKVIRRKVRDMLIEAVNK; from the exons ATGTTCCACACGTACGATTCACAGGCCAAGCTGTGGCTGTCCCGCCACCCTCCGGCTCCGTTCAAAGCCAAGACGGGCCTGGGTCAGCTGATTTTGGACGTCCTCGGAAAGATCTCACCGTCCAAAGTGATCCAGCTGGACACGGACACCGGCGTGCTGCTGACCGCGGAAGAACTCCGTCTGCGGATCGTTCGTGTAGCGCAGAACTTGTCCGGGCTGGGATTCCGGCGTGGGGACATGGCGGCCGTGGCCTGCTCCAACAGCGAGAACCTGGCCCCGTTGGCGCTGGGACTCATGGTGGCGGGAGTGCCGTTTATCGCCCTGCCCACGGTCGGCTTCAACGGCGATGATCTGGGCCACTTGATGGGACTGGTGCAGCCCAAGCTGGTTATCTGCGACGATGCGGTGTACAAACAGGTGCTCGACGGGGCTGGCAAGGCTTTGAAGATGAAGCCCGTTATCTTTGCCGTCGAGAGCGAGCGGGAGAACGTCCGCAAGGTCGAAGAACTGCTGCAGGGCACGGGTACCGAGGGCGATTTTAC TCCGCAGACCCATGGAGACATGCAGAACTCGGTCGGTATGATCCTTTGTACTTCGGGGACTACCGGACGACCCAAGGGAGTCTGCGTTTCGCAGGCCTCGATCGCGATCGTCCTGAGTCGTCCGGTCAAACCAGCTCCCGAAGGCGACCTAAACCTAACCTACAGTCCACTGTACTGGGGCACGGGACTCTTCGCCTTGCTCAACTCCGTCAGTACGGGCATAACCCGGGCCATCTCCCGGAATCCCTTCAGCGAGGATCACTTCTTCGACGCGTTGGCCAAATACCATCCAACGCACTTTTTCACCCCACCTTCCCACGCAGTTCTCCTGCTGAACCATCCAAGATCCGCTAACGCGGACTTCAGCAGTCTGCGAAGCTGGAGTCTCAGCGGAAGTATCGTGTCGGCCAAGTTGCGGCAATCGCTAGAGGCGCGACTCCCGAACGGACGGACCGTAAACAATTACGCCTCTTCGGAGCTGGGACTGATCGCGATGGACATGATCAAGCAGAAGCCGGAAGCGGTCGGACAGTTGATGCCCCATCTGGACGCGAAGGTCGTCGATGAGCTGGGAGCGGCGGTGGGTTGTGGCGAGCAGGGTGAGCTGTTGATCCGTACGGGTTCGATCCCGTTTATGGGATATTACAACGATGAGCAGGCTACGCGGGAGTTGATTGACGCCGACGGCTGGATCCGTACTGGGGACATTGGATATCTGGACGAGGACGGGTTCGTGTACTTGGTGGACCGCAAGAAGGACGTGGTCAAGTACCGTGGGTACCAGATGTCTCCGGTGGATCTGGAGAAGGTCATCGAGGGGATCGAAGGGGTCAAACAGGTCTGCGTGGTTGGGGTTCCGGAAATGGACGGAACGTCCGATTTGCCTGCGGCAGTGGTCGTGAAGGCGGAGGGAAGCAACATCACGGAAGAGGAGCTGATTGGTGCGTATGAAGGGCAAGTTTCCGACCATAAACGGCTACGAGGTGGGGTCTTCTTTTGGGAAGAACTCCCGCTGACCGCTACCGGAAAAGTGATCCGAAGAAAGGTTCGAGATATGCTGATTGAAGCtgttaataaataa